The Crateriforma spongiae sequence ACGGACTTGAAGCCCCGTCGGGCGGCCGTTGGCGGTTTCGGGGGTCGACCAGAAGGTTTGAAAGTTTCCGTCAGCGTCAAAGACTTGGATCCGTCCGGTCGTGTCGCAGATGTACAGTCGGTCTGCCGAGTCGATGGCAATCGTGCGTGGCTTGACGAATCGACCGTCCGACCAGCCACGTCGCCCCCAGACCAAATCGGGTTCACCTCGGGCGGCGGTCGACACGCAACCGGGAAGCGACAACAGACCGCCGGCCGCGATGGCTGTGGACAGCAGCCGGCGTCGGTCAAAAATTTGGGCGTTCCGTTGGCGGGAATGTTTCATATCGACACGCGAAGCCGTCGTCGGTTGGTCGGCAAGTTTCACGCAGCCTAGCATCCCGGGCCGGGGGTTGCCCGATCGTTGCCCGCGATGCGGACAACGTCTATCGTGGATTTCGGATGCGAGAGATTGACCGCGGAAACTTGAAACGCGGTCGACTCATTCTGCGCCAGGAAGCGCACGCGAGGGTCCCCGGTTCGACCGGGCCTAATCAGCGATCCCGACGGTTGTCGCAAAGCACCATCGCGTTGCTTTGCCCCATCGGATCGACCCCATCAACCGTTACCAAGCGACCACCGCGGGGACGTTGATGCCGGTCACAACGAATTCGCTGAATTTTTATCGCGACGGTTTTTTGACCGGGCATGTTTTGTGACCTACGTTTCCTTGGCCTCGTTCTGTGAGCGTCCGGACGTGGCCCGACGACAGCATTCCGCCAACGGTTCGTTTGCGGTGTCGTCACCACTTCCCTCCCGAACGACGCTCGCGATCGGATGTTGACTGGTATGGAATCAAATTCGGGTATCGAACGCTTTTTGACTCGCTGGCAACGCGGCCGGCTGTTGGTGTTGGCCGCCACGGGATTCGTGGCTTTGGCGACACTCGGCGGACCGATTGCCACCGTGGTTGCGGACGATCCCGCGGCGGTTGCCTCCGCTGATTCAGCGGACGATGAACAGCAAGTCCTGACCAAGGGCTATGAACTGGAACGGCAACGCATGTGGGCCGATGCGGTTCAGCATTATGAATCCGCGCTGCGTCAATTACCCGACAGTCGCGTGGTGTATCAGCGATTGCTGATCAGCCGTCTGCGTTACGACGTTCATCGTCGATACACCGATCACAGTTTCTTGGCCAGTGTTCGTGACCTTAGCACGGCGCAGGCATTGGATCTGTATTCCGAAACGCTGGCGAACCTGCAAACCCACTACGTCGAAACGGTGGACTGGTCACGCGTATTGCTGCACGGCACCGCGGCGCTGGAGGTGGCATTGGATGAAGAACGATTCATCAACAGCAATCTTCCGGGCGTCGATCGTGAAGCCATCGAACAGTTTCGTTTGAATGTGCACCGTGAACTTCGCGGTCGCAGCACCCAAACACGTTTCGACTTGCGTGCCGCCGTGTCGTTTGTTGCCAACTTGGCGCATGAACGGATCGGATTGTCGGGAACGGCAACGTCGCTGGAATTTCTGTCGGGTGCCATTTCGACGTTGGATCCCTACACACGATTGTTGTCGGGATCACAGCTGGATGAAATGTTTTCCAACATCGAAGGCAACTTTGTCGGCTTGGGCGTTGAACTGAAACCGGCCGATGATCACTTGCAAATTGTCTCGGTCATTCCGGGTGGACCGGCCGATGAAGCCGGCGTGTTGGCTGGGGAACGGATCGTTCGCGTTGCCGATGCGGAAACGAATGTGGTCGATCCCGATTTCGCCGCCGACCTGCTGCGTGGCCCCGAAAACTCCGTCGTATCGATCAGTGTGACCGACACCGCGGGCCGTCGGCGTGATCTGCAAATCACCCGTCGCCGTGTGGATGTGCCTTGCGTGGAAAACGTTCACTTGGTCGACGTGACCAACCGAGTCGGCTATTTCCGGCTGACCAATTTTCAAAAGACGACCCGACGCGAAGTCGAACAAGCGGTGATCGCGCTTCAGGGCCAAGGCATGCGTTCGCTGATCATGGATCTGCGGGGTAATCCGGGCGGTTTGTTGACCGCGGCCGTCGAAGTCGCTGACCGTTTCCTCAGCGACGGTGCGATCGTGACCACGCGTGGTCGCAATGCAAAGGAAAATTTCGATTACCGGGCACACCGCAGCGGCACTTGGAATTTTCCGCTGGTCGTCCTGATCGATGGCAATAGTGCCAGTGCCAGTGAGATTTTCGCCGGTGCCATGTCCGACCGAGGTCGTGCCGTGGTGGTCGGATCAACCAGCTATGGCAAAGGCAGCGTCCAGGGCGTGTTCCGGATGCGTTCGGCGAAGTTTGGACTTTGCTTGACGACCGCCAAGTTTTATTCGCCCAGCGGTCGTGCGATCAGCCAAAACGGCGTCCGACCGCACGCCGAAGTCAGCGACCGACACATCACCGGACGTCCGGACGACCAGGGGCACATCATCGGTGACGATGAAGACGCAGTGCTGCAACACGGCATCGCACAACTGGCCGGCCACGGCGGCAACTTGGTCAGCAGCCGTCCGTCACGCTAATGCAATGAGCCAAAACACGATGAACGCCGACTATGGCATCATCGTGTCGATTTGACCGGCGTCAAATGATGCCGCCGTGGGTACGGATCGGCGTCAGGTGGCTGGGCGAATCCAGGAACCAGAAACGTTCCCACTCTTCCATCATCGAACGCAGGTCTTCCGACGTGTACAGCAGTTGCTGGACGCGGCGTTCGGGACGAGCGGAGTAAATCGGCACAAAGCATCCGACGGTCGTCGACAGACAGGCGGTCAACAGGGCCAGCTGAAAAAGGCGTCGCATCGACGTTCCTCCATGAACGTTAGGGCTTACTGTGGATCGGAAAGGTCATCCCAGCGACCGGTCGGTCGCCCCGCCGATGCGTTCGGTGCCGCATCGGGGTGGACGTTTGGTTCGGGGCGGTTGTCGTCACCGGCGGTGGCTTCGGCGGCTTTCTGAGCGGCACACTGGTCCAATTCTCGGACGCGTGCTTCCATGAATTTGCCGGGCTTGAAGGTCACCACGTGTTTGCTGGGAACGTCAACCTGTTGGCCGGTCCTGGGATTGCGCGCCTTGCGGGCCGCCCGCGGTTTGACTTCGAACACGCCGAAGTTCCGCAGTTCAATCCTTTGATCCCGAACCAGACAGTCGACGATCGCATCGAACGTTTTCTGGACGATTTCCTTGGTCTGTTGTTGAGTCAGCCCAACCTCTTCGGAGATCGTTCGCACGATGTCTTTTTTGGTCACGCTGGACTCCTCCCGCCGTGCCCTTCCGATGGGCCGCGATCGTTGTAAACCCTTGACTGCGAATAACTTAACAAGGTTCGCAGTCTAGGCGGCTCGTTTCCGAGCGTCAAGATCGCCCCCGGTCGGACTTGCGCCGGCAGGATGCTTACGAACTAGTCTATCGACCGGAATAATCGGAAATCTTGAAACAATCGTGCGAAACAGTTCCACCGGCGAGGTGGAAAAGAATCGCTCAGACGCGTTTGGCGTTTTTGGCCGTTTCTATCTGGTCCAACGAGTACAGCTGGCCGGTCCCCGCGCCGGGACATTCGGCACAGGTTTCCCGCCAGTCGTCTGGCGAAACCAAATTGCTGGACCAGAACGGCCACGTCCGGCACTGAATCGGTCGGCTTTGGTAAACCATGCAGCGACGCGTTTTGGGATCTAGCAATATGCAATCGCCGTCGGCATATTCTTTCAGGCTGCGACGACGTCCGACGCGGCGAACGAATTGTTCTTCGAAGGCGTCGACATCCAGATCCATCGCGCCGGCCATGCCACGAATTTCGTCATGATTGACGAAGACGAACCCGGGATCACCGCTGCAACAGTACCCGCATTGCGTGCAGGTGAATCGCAGGCCATCGGCGTACCAGGGGGCGGGCGAATCGGAATTGCTGCGATCGGATTCGGGCATATCGGATCAGGATTCACGGTTGCACGGGTGTCCGGGCAATCCCGGCCGACAATCGTTCACCCTAACGCTTTTGTGGGAAAATCGCTGCGCCCCGGTGCTGTGGCAAATTGCTGCAGCGCCGCACAAAGCTGGCGGTCCGGTATCGATCGAAGGCAGTGATCGAGTCAAGCGATCGTTCGGCGAACGGTTTTGAAAAGCGGCGGCGCGAATCAGTATCCGGCAGCGGGGCTTCGCCACTGCAGACCATCGGCGCTCGGGGCGGTCGATGGCGGCATCGCCGATGGTCCGGTCGCCGGTGCCCCGGTACCGTTCCAGTTGCCAGATGCCGGCTGATTCATCGGCACGCCATTG is a genomic window containing:
- a CDS encoding S41 family peptidase, producing MESNSGIERFLTRWQRGRLLVLAATGFVALATLGGPIATVVADDPAAVASADSADDEQQVLTKGYELERQRMWADAVQHYESALRQLPDSRVVYQRLLISRLRYDVHRRYTDHSFLASVRDLSTAQALDLYSETLANLQTHYVETVDWSRVLLHGTAALEVALDEERFINSNLPGVDREAIEQFRLNVHRELRGRSTQTRFDLRAAVSFVANLAHERIGLSGTATSLEFLSGAISTLDPYTRLLSGSQLDEMFSNIEGNFVGLGVELKPADDHLQIVSVIPGGPADEAGVLAGERIVRVADAETNVVDPDFAADLLRGPENSVVSISVTDTAGRRRDLQITRRRVDVPCVENVHLVDVTNRVGYFRLTNFQKTTRREVEQAVIALQGQGMRSLIMDLRGNPGGLLTAAVEVADRFLSDGAIVTTRGRNAKENFDYRAHRSGTWNFPLVVLIDGNSASASEIFAGAMSDRGRAVVVGSTSYGKGSVQGVFRMRSAKFGLCLTTAKFYSPSGRAISQNGVRPHAEVSDRHITGRPDDQGHIIGDDEDAVLQHGIAQLAGHGGNLVSSRPSR
- a CDS encoding HU family DNA-binding protein: MTKKDIVRTISEEVGLTQQQTKEIVQKTFDAIVDCLVRDQRIELRNFGVFEVKPRAARKARNPRTGQQVDVPSKHVVTFKPGKFMEARVRELDQCAAQKAAEATAGDDNRPEPNVHPDAAPNASAGRPTGRWDDLSDPQ
- a CDS encoding YkgJ family cysteine cluster protein, with the translated sequence MPESDRSNSDSPAPWYADGLRFTCTQCGYCCSGDPGFVFVNHDEIRGMAGAMDLDVDAFEEQFVRRVGRRRSLKEYADGDCILLDPKTRRCMVYQSRPIQCRTWPFWSSNLVSPDDWRETCAECPGAGTGQLYSLDQIETAKNAKRV